The Bradyrhizobium sp. WBAH42 genome includes a window with the following:
- a CDS encoding TetR family transcriptional regulator — MNEAVVLTPERILEVTEDVLRRYGLAKATVVDVARALDVSHGSVYRHFPSKASLREAVAKRWLDRIDAPLLAIAQEQGPAPDRLDRWLRTLFAAKRSRVLDDPEMFETYLTLAREACAAVKCHKDTMIDQIAGILSDGVKNGEFAVDDVKATARAIFDATVRFHHPAHAEEWKDADLSARVDATLALLLRGLKAA; from the coding sequence ATGAATGAAGCCGTTGTCTTGACGCCGGAGCGGATCCTCGAAGTCACCGAGGACGTGCTCAGGCGCTACGGACTTGCCAAGGCCACCGTGGTCGACGTTGCCCGTGCGCTCGATGTGAGCCACGGCAGCGTCTACCGCCATTTCCCCAGTAAGGCCTCGCTGCGCGAGGCCGTTGCCAAGCGCTGGCTGGACCGCATCGATGCCCCGCTGCTGGCGATCGCCCAGGAGCAGGGGCCCGCGCCTGACAGGCTCGACCGCTGGCTGCGCACCCTGTTCGCGGCCAAGCGTTCGCGCGTGCTCGACGATCCCGAGATGTTCGAAACTTATCTAACCCTGGCCCGCGAGGCCTGCGCGGCCGTCAAATGCCACAAGGACACCATGATCGACCAGATCGCGGGGATCCTGAGCGACGGCGTGAAGAACGGCGAATTCGCCGTGGACGACGTCAAGGCGACCGCGCGCGCGATCTTCGATGCGACCGTCCGCTTCCACCATCCGGCTCATGCCGAGGAATGGAAGGACGCCGATCTCTCCGCGCGCGTCGATGCGACACTGGCGCTGCTGCTGCGTGGGTTGAAGGCGGCCTAA
- the purB gene encoding adenylosuccinate lyase, with the protein MIPRYTRPEMASIWEPQTRFKIWFEIEAHAADALAELGTIPKEAARTVWAKAKDAVFDVARIDEIERETKHDVIAFLTHLAEIVGPEARFVHQGMTSSDVLDTCLNVQLTRAADLLLADLDKVLAALKKRAFEHKMTPTIGRSHGIHAEPVTFGLKLAYAYAEFTRAKERLIAARKEVATCAISGAVGTFAQIDPRVEEHVAKAMGLVPEPISTQVIPRDRHAMYFSTLGVIASSIERIAVEIRHMQRTEVLEAEEFFSEGQKGSSAMPHKRNPVLSENLTGLSRMVRAYVTPALENVVLWHERDISHSSAERMMGPDATVTLDFALVRLAGLIDKLLVYPANMQKNLDRLGGLVHSQRVLLALTQKGASREDAYKLVQRNAMPVWRGEGDFLQLLKKDSEVKKYLTDAEIEEQFDLGYHLKHVDTIFKRVFGES; encoded by the coding sequence ATGATCCCCCGCTACACCCGCCCGGAAATGGCCTCGATCTGGGAGCCGCAGACCCGGTTCAAGATCTGGTTTGAGATCGAGGCGCATGCGGCGGACGCTCTCGCCGAGCTCGGGACCATCCCCAAGGAGGCCGCCAGGACGGTCTGGGCCAAGGCCAAGGACGCCGTCTTCGACGTCGCCCGCATCGACGAGATCGAGCGCGAGACCAAGCACGACGTCATCGCCTTCCTCACCCACCTCGCCGAGATCGTCGGCCCCGAGGCGCGCTTCGTCCACCAGGGCATGACCTCCTCGGACGTGCTCGACACCTGCCTCAACGTCCAGCTCACCCGCGCCGCCGACCTCTTGCTTGCCGACCTCGACAAGGTGCTGGCCGCACTGAAGAAGCGCGCCTTCGAGCACAAGATGACGCCGACCATCGGCCGCAGCCATGGCATCCATGCCGAGCCCGTGACCTTCGGCCTCAAGCTCGCTTATGCCTATGCCGAGTTCACGCGCGCCAAGGAGCGCCTGATCGCGGCACGCAAGGAAGTCGCGACCTGCGCCATCTCCGGCGCCGTCGGCACCTTCGCGCAGATCGACCCGCGCGTCGAAGAGCACGTCGCGAAAGCCATGGGCCTGGTGCCGGAGCCGATCTCGACGCAAGTGATCCCGCGCGACCGTCACGCCATGTATTTCTCGACCCTCGGCGTGATCGCCTCCTCGATCGAGCGCATCGCGGTGGAAATCCGCCACATGCAGCGCACCGAGGTGCTGGAGGCCGAAGAGTTCTTCTCGGAGGGACAAAAGGGCTCCTCCGCGATGCCGCACAAGCGCAACCCGGTGCTGTCGGAGAACCTCACCGGCCTGTCCCGCATGGTGCGCGCCTATGTGACGCCGGCGCTGGAGAACGTCGTGCTCTGGCACGAGCGCGACATTTCGCACTCCTCGGCCGAGCGCATGATGGGCCCCGACGCGACCGTGACGCTCGACTTCGCGCTGGTGCGCCTCGCCGGCCTGATCGACAAGCTGCTGGTCTATCCCGCCAACATGCAGAAGAACCTCGACCGCCTCGGCGGCCTCGTGCATTCGCAGCGCGTGCTGCTGGCGCTGACCCAGAAGGGCGCCAGCCGCGAGGACGCCTACAAGCTCGTGCAGCGCAACGCCATGCCGGTCTGGCGCGGCGAAGGCGACTTCCTCCAGCTGTTGAAGAAGGACAGTGAGGTGAAGAAATATCTCACCGACGCCGAGATCGAGGAGCAGTTCGACCTCGGCTATCATCTCAAGCACGTCGACACGATCTTCAAGCGCGTGTTCGGCGAGAGCTGA
- a CDS encoding M20 aminoacylase family protein: MPIVNRVAALSDEMAAWRHDFHENPELLYEVHRTAGIVADRLREFGCDEVVTGIGRTGVVGVIRGRRSASGKTIGLRADMDALPIMETSGVPYASKVPGKMHACGHDGHTAMLLGAAKYLAETRNFDGTAVMIFQPAEEGGGGGKAMVEDGLMTRWNIQEVYGMHNMPNLPEGHFATTPGPMLASSDNIQITVRGKGGHAGAGPHKSVDSVLIGSQIVNALQSIVARNVDPLKSAVISITQFHSGTAFNIIPEVAELAGTVRTLDPDVRDLVERRIGEVADSIARAYGGSAETKYTRMYPVTMNHAREAGLAADVARDIVGADRVNDKFVPMMGAEDFSFMLEARPGAMVLVGMGDGNECHHPAYVFNDNILGHGASFWARLVETRMPVG, encoded by the coding sequence ATGCCCATCGTCAACCGCGTCGCCGCCCTCTCCGACGAAATGGCCGCCTGGCGCCACGACTTCCACGAGAACCCCGAGCTGCTTTACGAAGTCCACCGCACCGCCGGCATCGTCGCCGATCGCTTGCGCGAATTCGGCTGCGACGAGGTGGTGACGGGCATCGGCCGTACCGGCGTGGTCGGCGTGATCCGTGGCCGCAGGTCGGCATCCGGCAAGACCATCGGCCTGCGCGCCGACATGGACGCGCTGCCGATCATGGAGACGTCGGGCGTGCCTTATGCCTCAAAGGTCCCCGGCAAGATGCACGCCTGCGGCCATGACGGCCACACCGCGATGCTGCTGGGCGCGGCCAAATATCTCGCCGAGACTCGCAATTTCGACGGCACGGCCGTGATGATCTTCCAACCCGCCGAGGAAGGCGGCGGCGGCGGCAAGGCCATGGTCGAGGACGGGCTGATGACGCGCTGGAACATCCAGGAGGTCTACGGCATGCACAACATGCCGAACCTGCCCGAGGGCCATTTCGCCACCACGCCCGGGCCGATGCTCGCCTCCTCGGACAACATCCAGATCACAGTTCGCGGCAAGGGTGGCCACGCCGGCGCCGGTCCGCACAAATCGGTCGACAGTGTGCTGATCGGCTCGCAGATCGTCAACGCATTGCAATCGATCGTGGCGCGCAACGTCGATCCGCTCAAGTCCGCGGTCATCTCGATCACGCAATTCCACTCCGGCACCGCCTTCAACATCATCCCGGAGGTCGCCGAGCTCGCCGGCACCGTGCGCACGCTCGACCCCGACGTGCGCGATCTCGTCGAGCGCCGCATCGGCGAAGTCGCCGACAGCATCGCCCGCGCCTATGGCGGCTCGGCCGAAACGAAATACACGCGGATGTATCCGGTGACGATGAACCATGCCCGCGAGGCCGGCCTTGCCGCCGACGTCGCCCGCGACATCGTCGGCGCCGACCGCGTCAACGACAAGTTCGTTCCGATGATGGGCGCCGAGGACTTCTCCTTCATGCTGGAAGCACGCCCCGGCGCGATGGTGCTGGTCGGCATGGGCGACGGCAACGAGTGCCACCACCCGGCCTACGTCTTCAACGACAACATTCTGGGCCACGGCGCCTCGTTCTGGGCGCGCCTGGTCGAAACGCGGATGCCGGTGGGGTAG
- a CDS encoding caspase family protein produces the protein MIPFRLFGLLIFATLLACGSAHADRRVALVIGNSAYKSAPKLTNPVNDATLVGGMLKKAGFDSVDVRLDLSASEMRRMLREFAGRSRDAEMAVIYYAGHGIELDGNNYLIPTDATLETDGDVLDETIPVERALFAVEPAKQLRLIILDACRDNPFAKTMKRTLASRAIGRGLAKVEPTSPNTMIAFAAKAGSTASDGDSRNSPFATALVEHLPKPGLDLRKAFGFVRDDVLKTTGYKQEPYVYGSLGGDDVPLVVKPAATGPQANPQDAVRRDYELALQLATRDAWEAFLAAYPDGFYANLAKGQLNKIGAEETRVAAEQKAKAAEQEKARLIAERAQKAEQEKAAAAAKAAEEARIAAEKQKQIEQAKAEAAEKQRKTAEAAAAQALAEKQAAEKAKAELAAKQAAEKAEQGAKPAADRQMPEVENQKVAALSPGPKTTLSAAELTKSVQSELRRVGCLTSAAEGEWSSAAQRSLTLFNKYAGTQFDVKLASIDALDALKAKPGRVCPLVCNFGFKADGDQCVKITCRAGYRVGDDNECEKVQEKKPVATREEPRKRDQDRKEAESAAPKSQASGQIICNNRVCRPVGKGCRLGTESSRGTTYTTEICN, from the coding sequence GTGATTCCGTTTCGGCTGTTTGGTTTATTGATTTTTGCGACCTTGCTGGCCTGCGGATCGGCACATGCCGATCGGCGGGTCGCGCTCGTCATCGGCAATTCCGCCTACAAGAGCGCGCCCAAGCTCACCAATCCCGTGAACGATGCCACCCTGGTCGGTGGCATGCTCAAGAAGGCGGGCTTCGATTCCGTCGACGTCCGGTTAGATCTGAGTGCGAGCGAGATGCGGCGCATGTTGCGCGAGTTCGCCGGCAGGTCGCGCGACGCGGAAATGGCGGTGATCTATTATGCCGGCCACGGCATCGAGCTCGACGGCAACAATTATCTCATTCCGACCGACGCCACGCTGGAGACGGATGGCGACGTTCTCGACGAGACCATCCCTGTCGAGCGCGCATTGTTCGCAGTCGAGCCCGCCAAGCAGCTGCGTTTGATCATCCTTGATGCCTGCCGCGATAACCCGTTTGCGAAGACGATGAAGCGCACGCTGGCCTCGCGGGCGATCGGACGGGGCCTCGCCAAGGTGGAGCCAACCAGCCCGAATACGATGATTGCCTTCGCTGCGAAGGCCGGCTCGACCGCATCCGACGGCGATTCTCGCAACAGTCCGTTTGCTACCGCGCTGGTCGAGCACCTGCCGAAGCCGGGCCTCGATCTGCGCAAGGCGTTCGGCTTCGTACGCGACGACGTGCTCAAGACCACCGGCTACAAGCAGGAGCCTTACGTCTACGGTTCGCTTGGCGGCGACGACGTGCCGCTCGTGGTGAAGCCGGCCGCAACCGGTCCGCAGGCAAACCCGCAGGACGCCGTTCGCAGGGACTACGAGCTCGCGCTCCAGCTTGCGACGCGCGATGCCTGGGAAGCCTTTTTGGCGGCGTATCCCGACGGCTTCTATGCCAACCTCGCCAAGGGACAGTTGAACAAGATCGGTGCCGAAGAGACCCGCGTGGCTGCCGAGCAAAAGGCCAAGGCGGCCGAGCAGGAAAAGGCGAGGCTGATCGCCGAGCGCGCCCAGAAGGCCGAGCAGGAGAAGGCTGCTGCTGCGGCCAAGGCCGCCGAGGAGGCGCGAATCGCTGCGGAGAAGCAAAAGCAGATCGAACAGGCCAAGGCGGAAGCGGCCGAGAAGCAGCGCAAGACCGCCGAGGCGGCGGCGGCGCAAGCGCTCGCAGAGAAACAGGCGGCGGAGAAGGCCAAGGCCGAGCTGGCCGCGAAGCAGGCCGCCGAGAAAGCGGAGCAGGGCGCAAAGCCGGCCGCCGATCGGCAGATGCCCGAAGTCGAGAACCAGAAAGTGGCTGCGCTCTCGCCGGGGCCGAAGACGACCTTATCCGCGGCCGAACTCACGAAATCCGTGCAGAGCGAACTGCGCCGCGTCGGCTGCCTGACCTCAGCGGCGGAGGGCGAGTGGAGCTCGGCCGCGCAGCGTTCGCTGACGCTCTTCAACAAATACGCCGGCACCCAGTTCGACGTGAAGCTCGCCAGCATCGACGCGCTGGACGCGCTGAAGGCGAAGCCGGGACGGGTCTGTCCGCTGGTGTGCAATTTCGGCTTCAAGGCCGACGGCGACCAATGCGTGAAGATCACCTGCCGCGCCGGCTATCGCGTCGGCGACGACAACGAATGCGAGAAGGTGCAAGAGAAGAAGCCGGTCGCGACCCGCGAGGAACCGAGGAAGCGCGATCAGGACAGGAAAGAGGCGGAATCTGCAGCACCAAAATCGCAAGCGTCCGGTCAGATTATCTGCAATAACCGTGTCTGTAGACCGGTCGGCAAGGGATGCCGTCTTGGAACAGAGTCGAGCAGAGGGACCACGTATACTACGGAGATATGCAACTAG
- a CDS encoding acyl-CoA synthetase — protein MAGIHALDRLIGNDYPALLTDEEVRAFEQVPYADRVAAESTYDAIRLGAERNPDGAAIQFLQNADPADTPLVVTHRDFIARVTQAANMFHALGAGKGDVISFMLPLVPDAFVTLFGAEAAGIANPVNPLLEPHQIAEILEAANTKILVALGPMPGTDIWQKVEQIRPQLKHLKAIVQVFGGGDPANGIFAFSDLIKQQPSDRLVSGRKIRGSDIAAYFHTGGTTGTPKLVRHTHANQVYQAWALNLLLKGKPGANLLFGMPLFHVGGSLTQVLTMLSSGGSLVVLSPSGWRNPNAVKNIWQLVARFKPEALSSVPTVLAATLAVPPGNADISSLKYAAGGGSAIPVAVGSAIQEKLKLPVVEVYGMTETSSVHTLAYPDRPIRLGSVGLPMPYARVRIVQLDADGRLIRDCKPDEIGVVIMAGPGVFSGYLNDEHNKGAFIDGVWVNSGDLGRLDADGYLWITGRAKDLVIRGGHNIDPAPIEEIIFRHPAVGFAAVVGQPDAYAGELPVGYVQLKPGAKVEPGELEAWVRERTPERAAVPVQVIPIDPMPVTGVGKVFKPQLRWDAAARVFTKVLAPLVERGIDCKVKVGPHGSHGSIATVTLTGLPASQREAVETEVHALLAPFVMRHEVVQA, from the coding sequence ATGGCGGGCATCCACGCGCTCGATCGGTTGATCGGCAACGACTATCCGGCTCTGCTCACGGACGAGGAGGTCCGGGCGTTCGAGCAGGTTCCCTACGCCGACCGCGTCGCGGCCGAGAGCACCTATGACGCCATCAGGCTTGGTGCGGAGCGCAATCCCGACGGGGCGGCGATCCAGTTCCTGCAAAATGCCGATCCCGCCGACACGCCTTTGGTCGTCACGCACCGCGATTTCATCGCGCGCGTCACCCAGGCCGCCAACATGTTTCACGCGCTCGGCGCTGGGAAGGGCGACGTCATCAGCTTCATGCTGCCGTTGGTGCCGGATGCGTTCGTCACTCTGTTCGGCGCCGAGGCCGCCGGCATCGCCAATCCCGTCAATCCGCTGCTCGAGCCGCACCAGATCGCCGAAATCCTGGAAGCTGCGAACACCAAGATCCTGGTGGCGCTCGGGCCGATGCCGGGCACCGACATCTGGCAGAAGGTCGAGCAGATCCGCCCGCAGCTGAAGCATCTGAAGGCCATCGTGCAGGTGTTCGGCGGCGGCGATCCGGCCAATGGCATCTTCGCCTTCAGCGACCTGATCAAGCAGCAGCCGTCGGATCGGCTCGTCAGCGGACGCAAGATTCGCGGCAGCGACATCGCCGCCTATTTCCACACTGGCGGCACCACGGGTACGCCCAAGCTGGTGCGGCATACCCATGCCAACCAGGTTTATCAGGCCTGGGCACTCAATCTGCTGTTGAAGGGGAAGCCCGGCGCCAATCTGCTGTTCGGCATGCCACTGTTTCACGTCGGTGGATCGCTGACGCAGGTGCTGACGATGCTGTCGAGCGGCGGCTCGCTGGTCGTGCTGTCGCCGAGCGGCTGGCGCAACCCGAATGCGGTGAAGAACATCTGGCAGCTCGTCGCGCGCTTCAAGCCCGAAGCGCTGTCGAGCGTGCCGACGGTGCTCGCCGCGACGCTCGCGGTGCCGCCGGGGAATGCGGATATCTCGAGCCTGAAATATGCGGCCGGCGGCGGCTCGGCGATTCCGGTCGCGGTCGGCTCGGCGATTCAGGAGAAGCTGAAGCTGCCGGTTGTCGAGGTCTACGGCATGACCGAGACCTCCAGCGTGCACACGCTCGCTTATCCGGACCGGCCGATCCGGCTCGGCTCGGTCGGCCTTCCCATGCCTTACGCGCGGGTGCGCATCGTGCAGCTCGACGCTGACGGCCGCTTGATCCGCGACTGCAAGCCGGACGAGATCGGGGTCGTCATCATGGCCGGCCCCGGCGTGTTCAGCGGCTATCTCAATGACGAGCACAACAAAGGTGCCTTCATCGACGGGGTCTGGGTCAATTCCGGCGATCTCGGCCGGCTCGATGCCGACGGCTATCTCTGGATCACCGGCCGCGCCAAGGATCTCGTGATCCGCGGTGGCCACAACATCGATCCGGCGCCGATCGAGGAGATCATATTCCGCCATCCCGCCGTCGGTTTCGCCGCCGTGGTCGGCCAGCCCGATGCTTACGCGGGCGAACTGCCGGTGGGCTACGTGCAGCTGAAGCCCGGCGCAAAGGTCGAGCCGGGCGAGCTGGAAGCCTGGGTGCGCGAGCGCACGCCGGAACGCGCCGCCGTTCCGGTGCAGGTCATCCCGATCGACCCGATGCCGGTGACGGGCGTCGGCAAGGTGTTCAAGCCGCAGCTGCGCTGGGATGCGGCCGCGCGCGTGTTCACCAAGGTGCTGGCGCCGCTGGTCGAGCGCGGCATCGATTGCAAGGTCAAGGTCGGTCCGCACGGCAGCCACGGCTCGATCGCGACCGTGACGCTGACGGGCCTGCCGGCGAGCCAGCGCGAAGCGGTGGAGACAGAGGTCCACGCGCTGCTCGCACCCTTCGTGATGCGCCACGAGGTGGTGCAGGCATAG
- a CDS encoding preprotein translocase subunit SecD — protein sequence MTMPLRNRITRLIAAFATVSAIALPGVALADSQLDKVRVKVAAFIADKMEKLGGSRIVYRVDADALREAVVTDLRDDVYKILREGRIAFSGLAIRDGGVDVRIADAKGREQLTRKLVAAAEGLPTHALTVTDAGDGLLRLAPTDAASAARLRDLVEDSIAMIEQRLKDADVKFASVQPEGTDRIRIFLPGMMEPEQITAIFARKVKVGFRLIDLSMSAEQAQSGTPPAGTEVLLGFKDQRPYLVAKDSALEGGDISYAGPGLTGESKEPIASFRFNGRGTRRFAHITAENVGKPFAIVLDDKVISAPVIREPITGGSGQISGNFTLEEANSVAMLLRAGSLPGRLGLVEQQVVQPAAKP from the coding sequence ATGACGATGCCCCTGCGGAACCGGATCACACGGCTGATCGCTGCGTTTGCGACGGTATCGGCGATCGCCCTGCCCGGCGTCGCGCTTGCCGACAGCCAGCTCGACAAGGTGCGCGTCAAGGTCGCGGCCTTCATCGCCGACAAGATGGAGAAGCTGGGCGGATCGCGCATCGTCTACAGGGTGGACGCCGACGCCTTGCGCGAGGCGGTCGTCACGGATTTGCGCGACGACGTCTACAAGATCCTGCGCGAGGGCCGCATCGCGTTCTCCGGACTTGCGATCCGCGACGGCGGCGTCGACGTGAGGATCGCGGACGCCAAAGGCCGCGAACAGCTCACGCGCAAGCTCGTCGCGGCGGCGGAGGGATTGCCCACGCACGCGCTCACCGTCACCGACGCCGGCGACGGGCTGCTCAGGCTCGCGCCGACCGATGCCGCATCCGCTGCGCGGCTGCGCGATCTCGTCGAAGATTCCATCGCCATGATCGAGCAGCGCCTCAAGGACGCCGACGTCAAGTTCGCCAGCGTCCAACCTGAGGGGACGGACCGCATCCGTATCTTCCTGCCGGGGATGATGGAGCCCGAGCAAATCACCGCAATCTTCGCCAGGAAGGTCAAGGTCGGCTTCCGCCTGATCGACCTCTCGATGTCCGCAGAGCAGGCGCAATCGGGCACGCCGCCGGCGGGCACGGAAGTCCTGCTCGGCTTCAAGGACCAGCGTCCTTATCTCGTCGCCAAGGACAGCGCGCTCGAGGGCGGCGATATCAGCTATGCCGGCCCGGGACTGACCGGCGAGAGCAAGGAGCCGATCGCCTCGTTCCGCTTCAACGGCCGCGGCACGCGGCGCTTTGCCCATATCACGGCAGAGAACGTCGGAAAGCCCTTTGCCATCGTGCTCGACGACAAGGTGATCTCCGCTCCCGTGATCCGCGAGCCCATCACCGGCGGCTCCGGCCAGATTTCCGGCAATTTCACCCTGGAGGAGGCCAACAGCGTCGCCATGCTGCTGCGCGCCGGCTCGCTGCCGGGGCGCCTTGGTCTCGTCGAGCAGCAGGTCGTGCAACCCGCCGCCAAGCCGTAA
- a CDS encoding Crp/Fnr family transcriptional regulator, translated as MPSGSADISSILDRILEAATDNLRIAKILVQMGLDPDNVTYDAIFNRLLEIFVHNITFANLFAAVGAGFFVATLLMRTMVPLRVANMIGCAFFAAFGALTANVATFLLYLLLLPINALRLRQMLKLVKKARHAAEGDMSIEWLKPFMTERRYRRGDILFKLRDPAQEMFLTVTGKFLVKEINVEILPGALMGELGFLTPDNRRTGTVECIEDGQVLTITYDRLLEIYFQDPQFGYYFLVLTSQRLLQNIDRLQKQLASERGTTTNRIA; from the coding sequence ATGCCGTCCGGCAGCGCAGACATTTCGTCGATCCTCGACCGCATCCTCGAGGCGGCCACGGACAACCTCAGGATCGCGAAAATCCTGGTCCAGATGGGCCTCGATCCCGACAACGTCACCTACGACGCGATCTTCAATCGGCTGCTGGAGATCTTTGTCCACAACATCACGTTCGCCAATTTGTTCGCAGCGGTCGGCGCTGGCTTCTTCGTCGCCACCCTCCTGATGCGGACGATGGTGCCCCTGCGGGTGGCCAACATGATCGGCTGCGCGTTCTTCGCCGCTTTCGGCGCACTCACCGCCAACGTCGCCACGTTCCTGCTCTATCTGCTGCTGCTGCCGATCAACGCCCTGCGCCTGCGGCAGATGCTCAAGCTGGTCAAGAAGGCGCGGCATGCGGCCGAAGGCGACATGTCGATCGAATGGCTCAAGCCGTTCATGACCGAACGCAGATATCGCCGCGGCGACATCCTCTTCAAGCTGCGAGATCCCGCGCAGGAGATGTTCCTCACCGTCACCGGCAAGTTCCTGGTCAAGGAGATCAACGTCGAGATCCTGCCTGGAGCGCTGATGGGCGAGCTCGGCTTCCTCACACCGGACAACCGGCGCACCGGAACGGTCGAATGCATCGAGGACGGCCAGGTGCTGACGATCACCTATGACCGGCTGCTGGAGATCTATTTCCAGGATCCGCAGTTCGGCTATTACTTCCTGGTGTTGACCAGCCAACGCCTGTTGCAGAACATCGACCGCCTGCAGAAGCAGCTGGCATCCGAGCGCGGGACCACCACGAACAGGATCGCGTGA
- a CDS encoding glutathione S-transferase family protein, translating to MLTVHHLGKSQSERIVWLCEELEIPYEMKRYTRDAATMLAPAEYKALHPAGTAPVITDGELVLAESGAVVDYIVAKYGNGRLVLGPNDPAFAQFLYWLHFANGTLQPGMGRMMILSRLDLARDNPTLLAVKGRLDRAYDLLDARLRESEYLAGSAFTTADIMTVFSLTTMRYFQPYDLARCQNVVKYLGRIGARPAYRRAMEKGDPGMALLLS from the coding sequence ATGCTCACGGTCCACCATCTCGGTAAATCGCAATCCGAACGCATTGTCTGGCTCTGCGAGGAGCTCGAAATTCCTTATGAGATGAAGCGTTACACGCGCGATGCCGCGACCATGCTGGCGCCGGCCGAGTACAAGGCGCTGCATCCGGCCGGCACGGCGCCGGTCATCACCGACGGCGAGCTGGTGCTTGCGGAATCCGGCGCCGTCGTCGACTACATCGTTGCTAAATACGGCAACGGCCGGCTCGTGCTCGGTCCCAATGATCCCGCCTTCGCCCAATTTCTGTATTGGCTTCATTTCGCCAACGGCACCCTGCAGCCCGGCATGGGGCGGATGATGATCCTAAGCCGGCTCGATCTCGCCAGGGACAACCCGACCCTGCTCGCCGTGAAGGGGCGCCTCGACCGCGCCTACGATCTTCTCGACGCACGGCTTCGCGAGTCCGAATATCTGGCGGGCAGCGCCTTCACCACTGCCGACATCATGACGGTGTTCTCGCTCACCACGATGCGTTATTTCCAGCCCTATGATCTCGCGCGCTGTCAGAACGTGGTCAAATATCTCGGCCGCATCGGCGCCCGCCCGGCATACCGTCGCGCGATGGAGAAGGGCGATCCCGGCATGGCGCTGCTCTTGAGCTGA